In Ciconia boyciana chromosome 3, ASM3463844v1, whole genome shotgun sequence, a genomic segment contains:
- the MBOAT2 gene encoding lysophospholipid acyltransferase 2 isoform X2 — MFRKNEDLTPSQRCLAVRRMPSLLEYLSYNCNFMGILAGPLCSYKDYITFIEGRSYQLQQSEANGKEDTKYEQTDPSPNIAVAQKLLICGLSLLFHMTITKTLPVEYNIDDNFRATASWPVRFFYLYVSLMAARPKYYFAWTLADAINNAAGFGFRGYDKNGVTRWDLISNLRIQQIEFSTSFKMFLDNWNIQTALWLKRVCYERATFSPTIQTFILSAIWHGVYPGYYLTFLTGVLMTLAARAVRNNIRHYFVESPAVKLCYDIITWMATQVAISYTVVPFVLLSVKPSFTFYSSCYFCLHVASILVLLVFPLKRTQKGSKKHESIQPVWSKKLEEENLLQKNSYSATNNSCSQKQEITCRYQALKQ, encoded by the exons ATGTTTCGGAAAAATGAAGATCTCACTCCATCACAGAGGTGCTTGGCTGTAAG ACGCATGCCAAGTCTACTGGAGTATTTAAGTTACAACTGTAATTTCATGGGTATCCTGGCAGGCCCGTTGTGCTCTTACAAAGACTATATTACTTTCATTGAAGGCAGATCATACCAACTGCAACAGTCTGAAGCAAATGGGAAGGAAGATACAAAATATGAACAAACAGATCCTTCTCCAAAT ATAGCCGTGGCACAGAAACTCTTAATCTGTGGACTGTCCTTACTCTTCCACATGACTATTACAAAAACTTTGCCTGTGGAATACAACATTGATGATAACTTCAGAGCTACAGCGTCGTGGCCTGTAAGGTTTTTCTACCTATACGTGTCTCTTATGGCTGCCAGACCCAAGTATTATTTTGCATGGACTTTAG CAGATGCAATTAATAATGCAGCAGGGTTTGGTTTTAGAGGCTATGATAAAAATGGAGTTACACGTTGGGACCTAATATCGAATCTGAGAATCCAGCAAATAGAG tTTTCCACAAGTTTCAAGATGTTTCTTGATAACTGGAATATCCAAACAGCTCTTTGGcttaaaag AGTGTGCTATGAGCGAGCCACCTTCAGCCCAACGATCCAAACCTTCATCCTCTCTGCCATTTGGCATGGGGTTTACCCAGGATATTATCTAACATTTTTAACAGGAGTACTAATGACACTAGCAGCACGAGCT GTAAGAAACAATATCAGACACTACTTTGTTGAATCTCCTGCTGTTAAACTATGTTACGATATTATAACATGGATGGCAACTCAAGTAGCAATAAGTTACACAGTCGTGCCATTTGTACTGCTCTCTGTAAAACCCTCTTTCACCTTTTACAG ctCCTGCTATTTCTGTCTTCATGTTGCCAGTATCCTGGTGTTGTTGGTATTTCCATTGAAAAGAACtcaaaaaggaagtaaaaagcATGAAAGCATCCAGCCCGTGTGGTCCAAAAaactagaagaagaaaatcttttgcaaaaaaacagTTATTCCGCAACAAATAATAGTTGCAGtcagaaacaagaaataacCTGCAGATATCAAGCATTAAAACAGTGA